The following coding sequences are from one Hydra vulgaris chromosome 04, alternate assembly HydraT2T_AEP window:
- the LOC136079795 gene encoding uncharacterized protein LOC136079795: MEMDKDKQKGLDWFVYLNSELKRENQKLNIENKKLETELFFYKKSSEESKETISRILKKNDPNEISYVFLNESARKFLKYLIEENCKMKEIIKNKDIFSNVSNFIEQKKKIEDLQNQINSRNIEISCLKNQIKQNDEVYILHSKISSLSIENYNLKIELLSKQNAMDYLQTLLKGFQSNLVKIFCELYKVYGDTFLNKLKSDFIFSECLVPEFSFDDNKSQINLLSYELNQCKKLNEKLTSEILEYEQNMDAVIKQTGKQDVLIKKIQDLEQKLKLANEESINQQIVLNSKIKDLEQKLKFANKEKESFAETSCYFQSQCDKLNNQCAELKKELEINKTPVHFTNLPIKFSQEPCAFSPIKLNKYPPSGLVCDGGTVVRDGAKSVEKQTKHQSFHSSISDSNFDIYKPIDLTTEVVKRQRDVKSTPTSPQKQECVYCFDFYPLDVIEAHQKLCGSRFDEI, translated from the exons ATGGAGATGGATAAAGATAAACAGAAAGGCCTTGAttggtttgtttatttgaattcaGAGCTTAAACGTGAAAAtcagaaattaaatattgaaaataagaaACTAGAAACAGagttatttttctataaaaaaagttcagaagaatcaaaagaaacaatttcgagaatattaaagaaaaacgaTCCTAATGAAATAAGCTATgtgtttttaaatgaatcagcaagaaaatttcttaaatacTTAATTGAAGAAAACTGTAAGATgaaagaaatcattaaaaacaaagacattttttcaaatgtttctaatttcattgaacaaaaaaaaaaaatcgaggaTTTGCAAAACCAGATTAATAGTCGAAATATTGAAATCAGTTgtcttaaaaatcaaattaaacaaaatgatgAAGTTTATATTCTTCACTCAAAAATATCTTCCCTTAGCATCGAgaactataatttaaaaatagaattgttAAGTAAACAAAATGCCATGGACTATTTACAGACATTGTTAAAAGGATTTCAAAGTAaccttgttaaaattttttgtgagTTATACAAAGTATATGGtgacacatttttaaataagttaaaaagtgATTTCATATTTTCTGAATGTCTTGTACCAGAATTCTCCTTTGATGATAATAAAAGTCAGATAAATCTTTTAAGTTATGAACTTAATCAATGCAAAAAACTCAATGAAAAGTTAACGAGTGAAATTTTAGAATATGAGCAAAACATGGATGCTGTTATTAAGCAAACT GGTAAACAAGATGTTCTgatcaaaaaaatacaagatttgGAGCAGAAATTAAAATTGGCAAACGAAGAATCT ATAAATCAACAAATAGTTTTGAACagcaaaataaaagatttagagCAGAAgttaaaatttgcaaacaaagaaaaagaatcC TTTGCTGAAACATCTTGTTATTTTCAAAGTCAATGTgacaaattaaataatcaatgtgctgaattaaaaaaagaattg gaaattaaTAAAACACCTGTTCATTTTACTAATTTACCAATAAAG ttttcaCAAGAGCCTTGCGCATTCTCTcctataaaactaaacaaatatcCACCAAGTGGCTTAGTGTGTGATGGTGGTACTGTTGTGCGTGATGGTGCTAAAAGTGTTGAAAAGCAAACA aaacacCAATCATTTCACTCAAGCATTTCTGATTCTAACTTTGACATA TACAAACCAATAGATCTGACTACTGAGGTTGTCAAACGTCAGCGAGATGTCAAATCTACTCCAACATCTCCACAG AAACAGGAGTGTGTATATTGTTTCGACTTCTATCCATTGGATGTGATAGAAGCACATCAGAAGCTATGTGGAAGCCGATTTGATGAAATCTAG
- the LOC136079387 gene encoding piggyBac transposable element-derived protein 3-like codes for MKLLRKSNNIVFEQHSLVDEMMVRYCGHQGLKKFIRGKPIRFGHKLWSLCGSSGYCFNFSLYCGKGKEQVQKAVGTRVVNKMLDIIENPSSYQIYFDNIFSNYNLFEAIKEKSCKTTGAMQNK; via the coding sequence ATGAAGCTACTTCGCAAATCGAACAACATCGTATTTGAACAACATTCACTTGTTGACGAAATGATGGTTCGATATTGTGGACATCAAGGATTGAAGAAATTTATTCGTGGGAAACCAATTAGATTTGGGCACAAGCTTTGGTCATTGTGTGGTAGTAGTGGTTATTGTTTCAACTTCTCGCTGTATTGTGGAAAAGGAAAGGAACAAGTACAGAAAGCTGTGGGAACTAGAGTAGTTAATAAAATGTTGGATATTATTGAAAATCCTAGCagttatcaaatttatttcgataatattttttcaaactataatCTGTTTGAAGCAATAAAGGAGAAGAGTTGTAAAACAACAGGAGCCATGCAAAATAAATAG
- the LOC136079386 gene encoding uncharacterized protein LOC136079386: protein MGIVATKAESISDIHQRTGHFGVNRTLNFVRKAISTATENDVRNVIKNCEPCQSIDPAPIRWEKGKLDVEGNWERLAMDITHYGTDKFLSLIDCGPSKYALWRQLSSSYGSLAIVRILRLIFCERGAPSEILTDNEPTFKTKEIRSFLDSWGVQIRFRAAYYPEGNGIVERNHRTIKRIAERSKMSIPEALYWYNVSADKNGASPMDKIYSYTIGVKGLGKENLPAQNVTNKRFRIGDKVWLKPPNARCYTKWQPATITRNASKQIVEVNGIPRHVKHVRPRNDTHSCIIPDVEIEMNTETGLENAKNQGEQVKDETNEENVEADRPQEIDMLLRRSGRERRMPSKYFDCYLDDP, encoded by the coding sequence ATGGGAATCGTAGCTACGAAGGCTGAATCTATTTCCGATATACACCAAAGAACTGGACATTTCGGAGTGAATCGAACGTTAAACTTTGTTCGTAAAGCAATTTCGACTGCTACTGAAAACGATGTTCGAAATGTGATAAAAAATTGCGAACCATGTCAGTCAATAGATCCAGCGCCAATACGGTGGGAAAAAGGGAAATTGGATGTTGAAGGAAACTGGGAGAGATTGGCCATGGACATCACGCATTATGGCACTGACAAGTTTTTGAGTCTAATTGATTGCGGACCTTCAAAATACGCGTTGTGGCGACAATTATCAAGCTCATACGGAAGTCTTGCCATAGTCCGAATACTCCGTCTTATTTTTTGTGAACGTGGAGCACCGTCTGAAATATTGACTGACAATGAGCCGacatttaaaactaaagagATAAGGAGTTTCCTTGATAGTTGGGGAGTACAAATTAGATTTAGAGCCGCTTATTATCCTGAAGGAAATGGAATTGTAGAAAGAAACCACCGTACGATCAAGAGAATAGCAGAACGATCGAAAATGTCGATACCGGAAGCACTATATTGGTACAATGTCTCAGCCGACAAAAATGGTGCAAGTCCGATGGACAAAATATACAGTTATACCATTGGTGTGAAAGGATTGGGAAAAGAGAATCTTCCTGCGCAAAATGTCACGAACAAGAGGTTTCGAATCGGCGATAAAGTCTGGCTGAAACCACCAAATGCGAGGTGCTATACAAAGTGGCAACCAGCTACGATAACTCGGAATGCGTCGAAACAAATCGTAGAAGTGAACGGCATTCCGCGTCATGTGAAACACGTTAGACCTCGAAATGATACTCATTCCTGCATTATCCCTGATGTGGAAATAGAGATGAATACTGAAACTGGTCTAGAGAACGCTAAAAATCAAGGAGAGCAAGTTAAAGATGAGACGAACGAGGAAAATGTCGAAGCTGATAGACCCCAAGAAATCGACATGCTTTTGCGACGGAGTGGTCGGGAACGGCGCATGCCTTCGAAATACTTTGATTGCTATTTGGATGATCCGTAA